Within Methanobacterium bryantii, the genomic segment ACTGCAACGTTACTATTTAAAACACCAATAGTTGCAACAATAGATGATAAAATTACCATAAGCATGTAAACCTTGGATAACCTGGCAAGATCAGATATATTTGAATATATTTCATGGCGGCTCAGCCTATCTACAAGTTCTCGTGGGTCAAGACGATCTGTTAATTCTTCAAGGGTACTATCACTTTTATCTGGAGGCTCTTCATATTTGGATACTACCTTCTCGATAGGTTCAGGTACTGGAAGTGAAGCTTCTACAGGAATTAAACTTATTCTAAAACCTTCTAAATCTGAAAATCGTTTTTGTAAAAGGTTAATTAGAGATTCTGTCTTTTCCCGCCTTATAATTACATTAAAAACTATCTGTTCACCTGAAGAGGGAACATCCCAGTAGTTAAGTACATCATATCCCTTTAATATATTTTTGATTTCCTTCAAAATTCCATATTCAGGTATAACAATTATAATCAATCGATAGGCCATAAAATCCACCAGATACACTGATTATAATTATATTATTAAAAATAATTAAATTTTTCATACAATTACATATACCTAATTACAGAAGTATAAAACACATACACAATACAATACCTTCCATTCGCGCCTTAATAAATTATATGAAACCTTATTAGTGCAAACAAAATAATTAAAATTGACGCCAATAACATAATTGATTTTCGGGCAGTTATTTTTGCTTTTCTAGATTCTTCCTCTTCGATTGGCTTAATATTTTGCGCCATAAATGAAACAGTCGCTGCAAGGTTAATGCTGATTAAATTAACTAAAAACAGCAAAAATGCACCAAATGCCAGATAAAAATTTCCCGATCCTATAAGGAGGCCAAATGCAGCAAGTGGAGGCATAAGTGCCACTGCAACCATCACACCAACTAAAGCCGTGGTCAACCCCGTGGTTAAAGCTAAAGATCCTGCAAGTCCTGATGCCAAAGCAAGAAAAAAACTTCCTCTCCCAATATCAGTTCTCAAAACTATGGACGGATTTTGAGGGTTAACTACAAAAATCATTCCCACTGCTATAGAAACAGCAGCTGCAATTAAAAATCCTATTAAATTAGTTTTAACAGATCTAACAATAAATTTTCTATTCCCCATAACAGTTGCTAAAGATAAACCTATATTAGGACCTAAAAGTGGAGCTATAATCATTGCACCAATTATTACTGCCACATCATCATTTAAAAGCCCAATAGACGCGACAAAAGCAGATGCTGCAACAAGAATCATGTATATCCTGGTAAGCTGGCTCATTTCAGAAACATGTGCATATATCTCTTCCCTACTGATTCTTTCGGATTGTTTTTTCGTTTCTAGATTCTCACTATTCGATTCCTCTTCAGGAAAGGGAATATAAGTCTCTATTGGAATTATTATTATCCTGAAACCATCAAGCACAGAAAACTCTTTTTGAAATATTTCCAGTAATTCTTCAGATCTATCCATTTTAACAATGATATCAAACTTTAAATGGGTTTTAGAAAATTTAGAACACGAATAATCCATTACATCCATTTTTTTGATTATTCTTTCACTCTGTTCTTTTTTTATCTGGGGCAAAACTATTTGAATTAACCGAAAAATCATTATTAAATATTTTATATTTGTTATTATAATAATTTATTGCTGATTAATTCATTTATCAGGCAAACAGCCAAAATATCCAATAAAGAACATCATTTCCAGTTATCCACTTAGATAAAATATTAAAATATATTCTGGGACATGTGCATGAATTACTTCCTGTTAAATAAGACTTATCTTAAACACGTGGTTTTTCGATGCACATGAAATTACACCATTTGCACAAATCCCGGACATCAATATTAAAATAAATCCATTTAAATCTGACTCACCTTATAACCGCACCAAACCCTTTCAAGAGATTCTCAACATCAAACCTGGCATCAGGGTTTATAACTTCATATTTAATTGTAATGCTTATCTTCCCTGATGGTATTTGACTTCCATGATACATATCATCAACCGAAGCATAAATAACTCCTTTTAAGCCCTCAATCGTATTTACAATGATATCTGGACTGCAGTTTTCTGGAAATACAGCAGAAACAAAGTAAGTTTTATGGGGGTAATTTTCAACTTTCAGGTCGTATATTTCTTTATCACTTAAAATTTCCACGTTAGATAATTTCAGCTTTGTTTTTTTGCCATTGATTTCCAAAGTTAAAAAATCAGGGGATAAACCTTTTAAAATTCCAATATGTACTTTTCCAGAGTATATATGCCTTAAACCTACTTCTTTACCTATGGACCCTTTAAGGATATTTACTTCCTCAGTTAAGGCAGATATCGCTTTATCTGACCTTCCAAGTGCAGCTTCCAGGTCATCCATGTGTTTTGCAGCAGACCCCATAACTTTCACGAACCCTTCCTCATTTCCACTTGAAATCATTTCATTAAGCTCTTTATAGATGGAAATAAATGTTTCATGGGTTTTTTTAGTATACTTATTATGGGTTTGTATAGAATAGTAAAGGTAAGGATTTTGAGCTACAATTCTTGCAATCATATCAACCATAAGATCGTATATTGGGCTTGCAAAATTTCGAGATTCTTTAATATCTACATCAAGCTTTTCTATGGTCGCTGCAATACTTATATAAGCTAAATGAGTCAGTCCCTGCACAACGCTCATCATTTGGTCATGTATCTCAGGAGTTGTAACTATTATCCGTGCGTTTTCCTTTTCAAAGAAATTATAAACTTTATTATACCATTTACCTCTATTAGTAGGTGTAACTACAATTACTTGACCATCTAATGACCTTATTCTTGGACCAAACATTGGATGAATCGGTAAAACTTCAACATCATGAGGAACATATTCTTGCATAATTCGGGAAGGTTCTTCTTTTACAGAAGTAACATCCATAATTAAAG encodes:
- a CDS encoding TIGR00341 family protein — translated: MIFRLIQIVLPQIKKEQSERIIKKMDVMDYSCSKFSKTHLKFDIIVKMDRSEELLEIFQKEFSVLDGFRIIIIPIETYIPFPEEESNSENLETKKQSERISREEIYAHVSEMSQLTRIYMILVAASAFVASIGLLNDDVAVIIGAMIIAPLLGPNIGLSLATVMGNRKFIVRSVKTNLIGFLIAAAVSIAVGMIFVVNPQNPSIVLRTDIGRGSFFLALASGLAGSLALTTGLTTALVGVMVAVALMPPLAAFGLLIGSGNFYLAFGAFLLFLVNLISINLAATVSFMAQNIKPIEEEESRKAKITARKSIMLLASILIILFALIRFHIIY
- a CDS encoding prephenate dehydrogenase; translation: MKIAVIGGTRGLGEWIARFLKSKGFDITVTGRDEIAGERVSKKLGVNYTCSNTIAASQADIIIVSVPIDVTSSAIKEVAPVMKKGSLIMDVTSVKEEPSRIMQEYVPHDVEVLPIHPMFGPRIRSLDGQVIVVTPTNRGKWYNKVYNFFEKENARIIVTTPEIHDQMMSVVQGLTHLAYISIAATIEKLDVDIKESRNFASPIYDLMVDMIARIVAQNPYLYYSIQTHNKYTKKTHETFISIYKELNEMISSGNEEGFVKVMGSAAKHMDDLEAALGRSDKAISALTEEVNILKGSIGKEVGLRHIYSGKVHIGILKGLSPDFLTLEINGKKTKLKLSNVEILSDKEIYDLKVENYPHKTYFVSAVFPENCSPDIIVNTIEGLKGVIYASVDDMYHGSQIPSGKISITIKYEVINPDARFDVENLLKGFGAVIR